Proteins encoded in a region of the Panicum hallii strain FIL2 chromosome 3, PHallii_v3.1, whole genome shotgun sequence genome:
- the LOC112886040 gene encoding 40S ribosomal protein S12-like, which yields MADQETPVAVEAPTPVLGEPMDLMTALQLVMKKSGAHDGLVKGLREAAKAIEKHAAQLCVLAEDCDQPDYVKLVKALCAEHNVHLVTVPSAKTLGEWAGLCKIDSEGKARKVVGCSCVVVKDYGEESEGLNIVQEYVKSH from the exons ATGGC GGATCAGGAGACCCCGGTTGCAGTTGAGGCACCTACCCCTGTTCTTGGGGAGCCGATGGACTTGATGACTGCTCTGCAGcttgtcatgaagaagtctggTGCCCATGATGGCCTCGTAAAGGGTCTTCGTGAGGCTGCCAAGGCCATTGAGAAGCATGCTGCTCAGCTCTGCGTGCTTGCTGAGGACTGTGACCAGCCTGATTATGTCAAGCTGGTGAAGGCTCTCTGTGCTGAGCACAACGTTCACCTGGTTACTGTGCCTAGTGCTAAAACTCTTGGCGAGTGGGCAGGG CTTTGCAAGATTGACTCCGAGGGCAAGGCAAGGAAGGTTGTAGGCTGCTCATGTGTGGTTGTCAAG GACTACGGCGAAGAATCAGAGGGCCTTAACATAGTGCAGGAGTACGTCAAGTCGCACTAG